The Sandaracinus amylolyticus genomic interval CCCGACGTCGTCCTCTTCCATCGCGTGACCGATCACGACGAAGCGCGCGCCCGGCGTCTCCGTCACGCGCTCCAGCGCGCTCCGTCCCGCGTCGTCGAGCGCGCTCGCGCCCTGCGCGAACGTGATGCGCACCGGCTCGAGCGGCGCACGCCCCGGGGGCGCCGCGACGAGCGCATCGAGCGAGGCCGGCGCGCGATCGACCGGCACGAACCCGTGCGCCGCGATGCGACGCCGCCCTTCGTCGGAGAGCACGAAGCGCACGAGCTCGAGCGCGAGCGGCGGCACCGGCTCGCGCACGTAGAGCAGCAGCGTGCGCGCGAGCGGATAACGACCGCTCTCGATCGTCGCGCGTGTCGGCGCGACCGGCGCTCCACCGACGCTCGCCACGAGCGGCACCGTCGCGACGTCGGGCGAGAGCCACCCCATGCCGACGTAGCCGAGCGCGCCGCGATCCTGCGCGACGATGCGCACGATCTCCTCGTTGTGCTCGACGACCAGCGCGCCCGGATGCGGCGTGTGCCCGGCGAGCGCGCGCTCGACGAAGAACGCGTAGGTCCCGCTCTCGCGCGGCCGCGAGAGCACCTGGAGCGGCCCGGGCGCGCCGCCGAGCGCGCCGACGTCCTCGACGCGTCCCTCGTACACCGCGCGCAGATCGTCGAGCGTCAGGTGCGCGATCCCCGCGCTCGGGTTCGCGATCACCGCGATCCCGTCCCAGCCGATCACGAGCTCGTGCAGCACGATTCCGAGCCGCTCCGCCTCGGCGAGCTCCACAGGCGAGATCGGACGCGACGACGCGCCGAGATCCGCCGAGCCATCGAAGAGCCCGACGAACGCCGTGCTCGAGCCGAGCGCCTCCACGTCGACGCGCACGCCCGGGTGCTGCTCGCGGAACGCGCGCGCGACGTCGGGCAGCAGCGATCCTCCGAGCGTGTCCGAGCCCTTCACGCGCACGAGCCCGCGCAGCGCGCTGCCGCGCTCGAACTCGACCGCGAGCTGCGTCCACGCCTCGACCTCACGCCCGTCACGGCGCGCCGGCTCGAAGCGCCAGCCGCGCACCGCCTCGACCGCGCGCGCTTCCCACGTCGCGAGATCGGCGCGCGACATCGGCACGTGCGCCTCGATGACGCGTCCTTCCACGTCGATGCGCGCGCGCACCGTGATCGTGGGCACGAGCGCAGCCGACGCGTCGGGCGCGAGCGGCGCGTGCATCGTGCGCACGACGGGCTCGGCGTCGCCGTGCTCGCGCGCGACCGGCGCGTCGCGATCCACCAGCAGCGACATGCCGACGATCAGCGCGAGCGCGGAGAGCGCGAGCGCGATCCACGTCACCGGCGACGGCTTCGGCGGCGGCACGACCACCGACGAGGTCGCGCCCGCCGACGACGGACCGCGCGGCGGATCGCTCGTCGTCGCTGCGCGCTTGCGCTTCGCCGACGTCGTGACCGGGCGCGTCACGTCGTCGGGCCTGCTCGCGATCCGCTCCGATCCCGCGCTCGACGTGCCCTCGCGCACCGCGTCGATCAGATCGCGCGCGAGCCGCGCGACGGCCTCGCCCACGTCGCGTCGCGTCGCGATCCCGAGGCTCGACGCGGCGCGCTCGAGGGCGTCCGACATCTCGCGCGCCGATCCGAAGCGCGCGTCGCGCGATCGCGCGAGCGCCCGCGACATCACCGCGTCGAGCGCCGCGAGCGAGGGCTCGATCGACGAGAGCGTCGCGACCGGCGCGGTCGAGACCCGGATCGCGATCTCCGCGTCGCTCTCACCGTCGAAGAGGCGACGCCCGATGAGCGCTTCCCACAGCACCACGCCCATCGCGAAGAGATCCGCGCGCGCGTCCGCGGTCTCGCCCGCCGAGAGCTCGGGCGCCATGTAGCCGAGCTTGCCCTTGAGCGTCCCCTCGCGCGTCGTCGCGCGTCTCGCCTCGGCGCGCGCCACGCCGAAGTCCGTCAGCCGCGCGACACCGTCGAGCCCGACCAGCACGTTCTGCGGCGACACGTCGCGGTGCACGAGCCCGAGCGGGCGACCCGACGCGTCGCGCAGATCGTGGGCCGCCGCGAGCCCCTGCAGCGCGTCGAGCACGATCCGGAGCACCACCGGCGCGGCGAGCCGTCCCTCGCGCTCCTGCGCGCGCCGGACGAGCACGCCGAGGTGCACGCCTTCGACGTACTCCATCACGAGCAGCAGATCGGGCTCGTCGAGCACGTCGATCGTCGCGACCACGTGCGGGTCGCGGATCTGCGCGGCGAGGCGCGCCTCGTCGAAGAACATCGCGACGAACTCGTCGTCGTGCGCGAGGTGCGGGTGCAGCGTCTTGACCGCGACGAGCCGCTCGAACCCCGCCGCGCCGTGGGCTCGCGCGAGGTGGACGCTGCCCATCCCGCCCGACGCGATCCGGTGGAGGATCTCGTAGCGGCCGACGTGGCGACCCTCGTGGGATGCGAGCGCGTCCTTGGTCACGTGCCGGCCGGAGCCGCATTGGACTCCGCCCGCGCGCCGGGACCGAGGAAGCCGCGTGACGGACGCGCAACGGTCGTCGTCCGTGATCACACGCCGGCGCTTGACCCTCCGGCGAGCCGGGCCTCAAAGTCCCCGTTCCCGAGGGACCCGAGGGGTCGGAGCAAGCGAGAAGCAGATGCAGATCTTCATCGATTCGGCGGACCTGAACGAGATTCGCGACGCGGCCGCGATGGGCGTCATCGACGGCGTGACCACGAATCCGTCGCTGGTGGCCAAGGCCGGTCGTCCTCTCGATGCGGTGATCCGCGACATCTGCGAGGTCGTCGACGGCCCGATCAGCGCCGAGGTCATCGCGACCGATCTCGAGGGGATCCTCAAGGAAGGCCGCACCCTCGCGAAGATCCACCCGAACGTCGTGGTGAAGGTCCCGCTGATCGCCGACGGCCTGCGCGCGGTGAAGATCTTCTCGAGCGAGGGGATCAAGACGAACGTCACGCTCTGCTTCTCGGCGGTGCAGGGCATGCTCGCGGCGAAGGCCGGCGCGACCTACATCTCGCCGTTCGTCGGGCGCATCGACGACATCGCGGGCGAGGGCATGCTGCTCGTCGAGCAGCTCGTCGAGATCTACCGGAACTACGGCTACGCGACGCAGGTCCTCGCGGCGAGCATCCGCCACCCCGTGCACGTCGTGCGCTCGGCCGAGATCGGCGCTCACGTCGCGACGCTCCCGCACAAGGTGATCCACCAGCTGCTCAAGCACCCGCTCACCGACGCGGGCCTGGCGACCTTCCTCGCCGACGCGAAGAAGATCCCGCAGAAGTGATCGTGGTGCGCGCCGCCGCCGGATCGATCGTCGTCGCGAGCGCGATCGTGATCGCGGCGCTCGCTCCATCGCGCGCATCGGCGCAGGTGTTCGGCGCGCCCGACGAGCCGGTCCAGGAGCTCGTCGCGCAGGACGCGCCCGAGGAGCTCGAGGAGCCGCCCGAGGAGTCGTTGCGCCCCTCGGGCGCGCTCGGCGCGCACTTGTTGATCGCCGACGGGCTCGACCTCGGCGGGCTCGTGATGCTCGACGTGTGGGCCGCGTGGCAGTGGCTGCGCATCGGCGGCTTCGTCGGCGCCGGCGCGATCCCCAGCGAGCGCGACGCGAGCAACCGCGTGATGATGCCGCTCGGGATCTCGGCGTCCGCGGAGATCCTGACCGAGTCGCTCGCGGTCTCGGTGCGCCTGCGCGCGGGGCTCTGGGGCGGCGCGACGCAGGCCGAGAAGCTGACTGCGGGCCCGTTCTTCGGCGCGGGCTGTTATCTCGGGTTCGTGCTCGGCCACGGTGCGCTCCTGAACGTCGGTGCCGACGTCTGGGGCGTGATCGGGTCGGAGGCTTGGAGCGACACGAGCGGGCCCGACGCGGGCGTCAGCGCGAGCACGTGGGTGATCGCGCCGGGCGTCGGTCTCTCGTGGACGCCGGAGGAGGGTGGATGAGCGAGAAGCGTTCCCTCGTGGAGCGGCCTGCGGTGTCGATCGAGATCGTGCGCGACGAGAGCGCGTCGATGCGGTCGAACGAGGGCTTCGTGCGCGTGCGTCGCCTCGTGCTGCGCAACCGCTACGCCGACGGCAGCACGAGCCGCGAGTACCGCTACGACTGCGCGGAGCGCGACGCGATCGACGCGGTCGGCATCGTGCTCGTCTCGCGCGATGGTCGCGTGTGCCTGCGCTCGTCGATCCGTCCGCCGATCGCGCTGCGTCCGACGTACTCGCTGCCGATCGCCGACGAGAGCGCCGATCCGACGCTGTTCGAGGTGCCGGCCGGGCTCGTCGAGGTCGACGAGAAGGGCGAGGACGGACTGCGCAGCTGCTGCGCGCGCGAGACGCTCGAGGAGGTCGGCCTCGAGGTCGCGCCGAGCGCGTTCGTGCGGCTCGGCCCCGCGGTGTACCTCACGCCGGGCGTGATCGCGGAGAAGGTCCACCTCTTCGTCGCGGAGTGCGATCCCGAGGGCGCGACCGTGCCGCAGATGGACGGCTCGCCGGTCGAGGAGCGCGCGAACATCGAGTGGGTGCCGGTCGCGGAGGCGCTCGCCGCGTGTCGTGATGGCCGCATCGGCGACGTGAAGACCGAGGTCGCGATCCGCCGTCTCGCCGATCATCGCGGAAACGACGATCGCGGAGCGGCCGGGGCTCGAAAGGGGGCGGAGCCCCCTTGGGACACGGAGGGCACCCGGTGAGCACGCGGCCGACGCGCCGCATGAGCGCGCGCGACGTCCCGCGCGTGCTCGTCGTGTACAAGAAGTCGGCCTACCAGACGAACGTCAAGGAGCGGAAGAACGCGCGATTCCTCGAGCTGCTCGAGCGGCGTGATCCCGCGGTGACGCGTCTGATCGAGGCGCACGAGGATCACGTCTCGACGATCGACGAGGCGCGCGCCGCGCTCGAGTCGATGGGTGTGCGCGCGGTGTTCCGCTTCCGCGGCGACGAAGGGCTCGTCGAGGACACCGATCTCGTCGTCACGATCGGCGGCGACGGCACGCTGCTGTGGGCGGCGCGCTGGGTCGGCGCGGGCATCCCGGTGGTCGCGATCAACTCGGCGCCGAAGGACAGCGTCGGGCACTTCTGCGCGGGCGCGAAGGGCGAGGTGAAGAAGACGCTCGAGCTCGCGCTCGCGGGCGAGCTGCGCGAGACGCGCCTCACGCGCATGGAGGTCGAGCTCGAGGGCGAGATCCTCACGAAGCGCGTGCTCAACGACGCGCTCTTCGCGCACTCGAGCCCGGCGGCGACGACGCGCTACGTGCTGCGCCACGCGCACGACGACGGACGCGTGAGCGAGGAAGAGCACAAGTCGAGCGGCATCTGGATCGGCCCGCCTGCGGGCTCGACCGCGGCGCAGCTCTCGGCGGGCGGCCGCGTGATGCCGGTGGGCAGCAAGCGCCTGCAGTACATCGTGCGCGAGCCGTACCTGCCGCCCGAGGGCAGCTACCGCATGGTGCGCGGGTTGATCGATCCCGGCGAAGAGCTCGCGGTGATCAGCAAGGTGCGCGAAGGCCGCGTGTTCATGGACGGCCCGCACCACGTGCGCGACGTGCGCATGGGCGCCCGCCTGGTGTTCCGAAGGAGCGACGAGCCCCTGACGCTGCTCGGCTTTCCGCGGGGGTAGCGCGGCTGGGCTCGCGCGCCGCACCTCGAGCTCCGTCGAGCACGAGGTCCATCTCGCGGGACACCGAGCACGCGGCGCGGTGGAGAGACTCGCGATCTGTCCGTACTCGCGGTACGCCAGGCCTTGGACGTCGCAATCCGGTGCCTACGTCGTGCCGGTCGCGTGGTGTCGTGCCGCCGACTCGTGGGGGCCCGACGTCCACGACGGTCCCGACGCGCTGCTGCGGAAACGATGAGCGATCACGAGAAGACCCGAGAAGCGCTCATCGACGAGCTCGCGAGCCTCCGTCAGCGCCTCGTCGCGGCCGAGCAGCAGCTGGCAGCCACGCGCCCGACCGAGCTCGAGCGACAGCGCGTCCAGCGCGAGCTGCAGCGCCAGGAGGAGCGGCTGCGGCTCATCGTCGACGGCGTTCGCGACCACGCGATCTCGGTGCTCGACGCCGAGGGTCGCATCGTCACGTTCAACGCGGCCGCGGCGCAGATCAAGGGCTACCAGCTCGCCGAGGTGCAGGGGCAGCACTTCCGCGTCTTCTTCACCGAAGAGGATCGCGCCTCGGGCCTGCCCGAGCTGGAGCTCGAGACCGCGCGCGCCCACGGCCGCTACGAAGGCGAGGGCTGGCGTCTACGCAAGGACGGCTCGCGCTTCTACGCCGCCGTCTCGCTCTCGGCGCTGCACGACCCGTCCGGGGAGATCGTCGGGTTCGTCAAGGTCACGCAAGATCGCACTCGCTACCGCGAGCTGACCGACGCGCTGCAGGAACGCGAGACGCGCCTCCAGCTGATCCTCGACGGCGTGCGCGACCACGCGATCTCGATGCTCGATCCCGAGGGACGCGTCGTGACGTTCAACGCGCCTGCCGAGCGCATCAAGGGCTATCGCCTCGACGAGGTCCAGGGGAAGTACTTCGGCATGTTCTTCACGCCCGAGGACCGGGCGTCGGGGCTGCCCGAGACCGAGCTCGAGGTCGCGCGCGCGCAGGGCCGCTATCAAGGCGAGGGGTGGCGGCAGCGCAAGGACGGCTCGCGCTTCTACGCCGCGGTGTCGCTCTCGGCGCTGCACGCGTCTTCGGGCGCGCTCGTGGGGTTCGTGAAGGTCACGCAGGACCGCACTCGGTTCCGCGAGCTCACCGAGACGCTCCAGCGCCGCGAGGCCGAGCTGCGGCTCATCGTCGACGCGATCCCCGGCCTCGTCGCGTACCTGTCTCGCGACCAGACGTACCAGCAGGTCAATCGCGCCTACGAGGCGTGGTTCGGCCGGCCGAGCGACGAGCTCCTCGGCAAGCACCTCGTCGACGTGCTCGGCCCCGCCGCCTACGCCGCCGTCCGCCCGCACGTCGAGGCCGCGCTCGCGGGGGAGCCGAGATCGTTCGTCTCGGAGCTGCCGTACGAGCACGCCGGGACGCGCTGGGTGCGCGCCTCGTACGTTCCGGACCGCGGCCCGGACGGCACGGTCCAGGGCTTCGTCAGCCTCGTGCTCGACGTGACCGACGCGAAGCGCGCCGAGCAGCAGCTCGCGGAAGAAGCACGCCTCAACGAGACGCTCTACCGCGTCAGCACCGCGCTCGCGGCGGACCTCGATCTCGACAGCATCTTCGCGCGCCTGACCGACGAAGCCACGAAGGTGTGTCGCGCGCAGTTCGGCGCGTTCTTCCACAACGTCACGAGCCCCGACGGCGGGAGCTACATGCTCTACACGCTGAGCGGCGTGTCGCGCGACCGGTTCGCGGGCTTCCCGATGCCGCGCAACACCGCGCTCTTCGCGCCCACGTTCGCCGGCGCCGGCGTCGTCCGCTCGAGCGACGTCACGAAGGATGCGCGCTACGGCCAGGAGCCGCCCTACCACGGCATGCCCACCGGGCACCTTCCGGTCCGCAGCTATCTCGCGGTGCCGGTCGTCTCGCGGAGCGGCGAGGTGCACGGAGGGCTCTTCTTCGGCCACGCGGAGCCGGGCGTCTTCACCGAGAAGGACGAGCGCATGCTGGTCGCGGTCGCCGCGCACGCCGCGGTCGCGATCGACAACGCGCGCCTGCACGCCGCCACGATGACTGCCGAGCAGCAGTACCGCGCGCTCGCGGAGTCGTCGCCGCAGCTCGTGTGGACCACCTCGCCCGACGGCGCGGTGGAGTACTGCAACCCGCAGTTCCTCGCGTACGTGGGGCTCTCGCTCGAGCAGATGCGAAGCGAGCCGACGTGGCAGCGGATCGTCCACCCCGACGACGTCGCCGCGGCGAGCGCTGCATGGACACGCGCGCTCACGACCGGCGAGCCCTACGAGGTCGAGTACCGCCTCAAGCGCGCGGCCGACGGCAGCTACCGGTGGTTCCTCGCGCGCGGTGCGCCGGTGCGCGACGGCGACGGGCGGATCATCCGCTGGGTCGGCTCGTGCACCGACATCGACGACCGCAAGCGATCCGAGGAGACGCAGCGCTTCCTCGCCGAAGCGGGCGCCTTGCTCACGACGTCGCTCGACTACCGCGCGACGCTGCCCACGCTCGCGCGGCTGGCCGTGCCCCACATGGCCGACTGGTGCGCGATCGAGCTGGTGACCGACGCGGGTGGGCTCGAGCGCGTCGCGCTCGCGCACGTCGATCCCAACCGGATCGAGCTGCTCCGCGAGCTCGACCGCC includes:
- a CDS encoding NUDIX hydrolase; translation: MSEKRSLVERPAVSIEIVRDESASMRSNEGFVRVRRLVLRNRYADGSTSREYRYDCAERDAIDAVGIVLVSRDGRVCLRSSIRPPIALRPTYSLPIADESADPTLFEVPAGLVEVDEKGEDGLRSCCARETLEEVGLEVAPSAFVRLGPAVYLTPGVIAEKVHLFVAECDPEGATVPQMDGSPVEERANIEWVPVAEALAACRDGRIGDVKTEVAIRRLADHRGNDDRGAAGARKGAEPPWDTEGTR
- the fsa gene encoding fructose-6-phosphate aldolase, which produces MQIFIDSADLNEIRDAAAMGVIDGVTTNPSLVAKAGRPLDAVIRDICEVVDGPISAEVIATDLEGILKEGRTLAKIHPNVVVKVPLIADGLRAVKIFSSEGIKTNVTLCFSAVQGMLAAKAGATYISPFVGRIDDIAGEGMLLVEQLVEIYRNYGYATQVLAASIRHPVHVVRSAEIGAHVATLPHKVIHQLLKHPLTDAGLATFLADAKKIPQK
- a CDS encoding NAD(+)/NADH kinase; translated protein: MSTRPTRRMSARDVPRVLVVYKKSAYQTNVKERKNARFLELLERRDPAVTRLIEAHEDHVSTIDEARAALESMGVRAVFRFRGDEGLVEDTDLVVTIGGDGTLLWAARWVGAGIPVVAINSAPKDSVGHFCAGAKGEVKKTLELALAGELRETRLTRMEVELEGEILTKRVLNDALFAHSSPAATTRYVLRHAHDDGRVSEEEHKSSGIWIGPPAGSTAAQLSAGGRVMPVGSKRLQYIVREPYLPPEGSYRMVRGLIDPGEELAVISKVREGRVFMDGPHHVRDVRMGARLVFRRSDEPLTLLGFPRG
- a CDS encoding substrate-binding domain-containing protein, translating into MTKDALASHEGRHVGRYEILHRIASGGMGSVHLARAHGAAGFERLVAVKTLHPHLAHDDEFVAMFFDEARLAAQIRDPHVVATIDVLDEPDLLLVMEYVEGVHLGVLVRRAQEREGRLAAPVVLRIVLDALQGLAAAHDLRDASGRPLGLVHRDVSPQNVLVGLDGVARLTDFGVARAEARRATTREGTLKGKLGYMAPELSAGETADARADLFAMGVVLWEALIGRRLFDGESDAEIAIRVSTAPVATLSSIEPSLAALDAVMSRALARSRDARFGSAREMSDALERAASSLGIATRRDVGEAVARLARDLIDAVREGTSSAGSERIASRPDDVTRPVTTSAKRKRAATTSDPPRGPSSAGATSSVVVPPPKPSPVTWIALALSALALIVGMSLLVDRDAPVAREHGDAEPVVRTMHAPLAPDASAALVPTITVRARIDVEGRVIEAHVPMSRADLATWEARAVEAVRGWRFEPARRDGREVEAWTQLAVEFERGSALRGLVRVKGSDTLGGSLLPDVARAFREQHPGVRVDVEALGSSTAFVGLFDGSADLGASSRPISPVELAEAERLGIVLHELVIGWDGIAVIANPSAGIAHLTLDDLRAVYEGRVEDVGALGGAPGPLQVLSRPRESGTYAFFVERALAGHTPHPGALVVEHNEEIVRIVAQDRGALGYVGMGWLSPDVATVPLVASVGGAPVAPTRATIESGRYPLARTLLLYVREPVPPLALELVRFVLSDEGRRRIAAHGFVPVDRAPASLDALVAAPPGRAPLEPVRITFAQGASALDDAGRSALERVTETPGARFVVIGHAMEEDDVGSLSLARAESVRAHLIEQGVPPERIEVRAASDSQPLAARGTERGRRIGRRVDVFAVVSD
- a CDS encoding PAS domain S-box protein, producing the protein MSDHEKTREALIDELASLRQRLVAAEQQLAATRPTELERQRVQRELQRQEERLRLIVDGVRDHAISVLDAEGRIVTFNAAAAQIKGYQLAEVQGQHFRVFFTEEDRASGLPELELETARAHGRYEGEGWRLRKDGSRFYAAVSLSALHDPSGEIVGFVKVTQDRTRYRELTDALQERETRLQLILDGVRDHAISMLDPEGRVVTFNAPAERIKGYRLDEVQGKYFGMFFTPEDRASGLPETELEVARAQGRYQGEGWRQRKDGSRFYAAVSLSALHASSGALVGFVKVTQDRTRFRELTETLQRREAELRLIVDAIPGLVAYLSRDQTYQQVNRAYEAWFGRPSDELLGKHLVDVLGPAAYAAVRPHVEAALAGEPRSFVSELPYEHAGTRWVRASYVPDRGPDGTVQGFVSLVLDVTDAKRAEQQLAEEARLNETLYRVSTALAADLDLDSIFARLTDEATKVCRAQFGAFFHNVTSPDGGSYMLYTLSGVSRDRFAGFPMPRNTALFAPTFAGAGVVRSSDVTKDARYGQEPPYHGMPTGHLPVRSYLAVPVVSRSGEVHGGLFFGHAEPGVFTEKDERMLVAVAAHAAVAIDNARLHAATMTAEQQYRALAESSPQLVWTTSPDGAVEYCNPQFLAYVGLSLEQMRSEPTWQRIVHPDDVAAASAAWTRALTTGEPYEVEYRLKRAADGSYRWFLARGAPVRDGDGRIIRWVGSCTDIDDRKRSEETQRFLAEAGALLTTSLDYRATLPTLARLAVPHMADWCAIELVTDAGGLERVALAHVDPNRIELLRELDRQFPSVEHEAALRVARTGVPDRAREITDEMLVASARGPEHLALLRELGLRSWMAVPIAAHRRVVGVISFASSESGRLFEERDLDVAEELGRRVGVTIDNARLFEMTQRERLRAEEASRAKDELLSVTSHELRTPLNAILGWSRMLRSGTLNEEKRDRALETIERNARVQVQLVDDLLDFSRVMTGRLRLSLAPVEPAAVVEAAVDVVRPAADAKNVRLQVLLDPDAGTLNGDSARLQQVVWNLLSNAVKFTPKGGRIYVRVERESSHVQIVVSDTGAGIEPSFIPHVFQPFRQQDSTITRAHGGLGLGLAIVKHLVELHGGTIGVASEGIGKGATFVVQLPVSPLRSTSLVGSETRKAVSRPEAPLRCPPELDGIRILVCEDEPDARDLIESILEECRATVVLAASVDEALDRFREAPPDVLISDIGMPDASGYELIRQVRALPPERGGRVPAIALTAYASMNDRTRALMEGFQNHVAKPTEPQELVAAIAALVGRRMRG